TACGGTCGCTATGGCCGATATCGTTTTTCCCGTTGGAAGTTTCCTTGAAACAAATGGCATTATCACACCGCCCTATTATCCTATCGTTCAGGTACAGCAGAAGGTTGCCCAAGTAGGTGAATGCCGTTCTGATTACGAGATACTGGCAGGCCTTGCTCGAAGGACAGGTATCGGTGAGTGGTTCTGGGATAACGAAAAAGAATGTCTTGATTATATCATGAAACCGGCAGGGCTAACGTTTGAAGAATTCGGAAAAGTAGGCACACTGGTCGGAAAAAAAGAGTACCGCAAACACGAGAAGGGCGGGTTCTCAACTCCTTCGAAAAAGGTAGAAATTTACTCCCAACGCCTGAAAGACTGGGGGTTCGATCCCCTGCCTACATATCGGGAAATCTCGGAAACACCGTTGAGCACGCCTGAGCTTACCAAGGAATATCCCCTAGTGCTCACTTCGTGGAAAACTGAAGAATACCGCCACTCTGGCGGACGACAGGTTGAATATTTGAGAAAACGTCATCCTGAACCTCTCGTCTCTATCCATCCAGACACAGCAACAAGGTTTGGCATCACAGACGGCGATATGGTCTGCATCGAGACAAAGCGCGGGAGGATATATCAAAAGGCCGCGGTGACAACCGATATCGACCGGCGGGTGGTGGGCGTAGACTATGCATGGTGGTTCCCCGAAAAGGGTTCCGAAAATATGTACAACTGGGCTGAAGCAAACGTGAATATCCTAACGGATGATGGCCTACCGTGGGGCAATGAGATGGGTACGCCAAACCTGCGGGGGATCCTGTGCAAGGTGTACAAAGCATCTGTTTGATGGTCTTGTTAAGGGGAAACCAAAGAGAGGCAATATGGACATCCTATAATTCTCCTGTCAAGAAGAAATGACATAAAAAAATCAGCTCCATAATATCAAGGGGTTAGCAATGCTGCCTTTTTCAGAATAAATCTCCCCTCTTGGTTCTTTACATGGAACCCTTCACGGTGTCCGGCGAACTTCTCATCAATAAGCGAATCCGCACCTTATCGTTTTCAGTATCCGGTATCTCCTGTATGGAGCACCCATCATCCTTTATCCAGGTTGCATGATTCAAGTGAGAGGCCCTTAAATTGTCCCTCCCGAGGTCATTCGTCTCAACGTCCTTCAATGTTCAATAACTATGATTTCCACACCGGCAGATAACAACAGGCCAAAAGCAAAAGGCTACTCAACAAATGCTATAGCGCTTCTTTTGGCCTTGAACGTTATCCTCTCTTTCTCCTGGTAATCTTTAATCTCTGAGAATCTTCAACCGTCAACAGTGGTAGATGAAATGTTTAAAAATTTGATGATATCAAGGGACTACTTTTTCATTAAGTTGGAACATTGAAACGGGAAGGGAATAAGGCATTTGCATCCAACAAAAAGGGCAAACCAGGAAAGGTTTGCCCCAAGTTTTTTCTGCCTACTGCTTACTCCTTACTTTTTCCACTCTTCACTCACCACTTCCGACTTCCGCTTCACTTTCCCTTCGGTGCTTTTATAATCAATACCAGTGCTGCAGATGCAAGACACATTACACCGGAGATAATGAAAGAAGTGACATAGCTTCCTGCATTGTACGGTTTTGTTAAGATAGCGCCAGCCTTATCTACGGTCTCAAAGGGGATCTTTTGAACAACGTTCATAAGTTTCGGCGCAAGCCATGGTCCGAACAATCCGCCTGCTCCGTATGCGGTAAACATGAAACCGTAATTTGCACCCACATTTTTGGTACCAAAATAATCTGCGGTAAAGGCAGGGTATAGTGCGAGAAATCCGCCAAAGCAAAAGCCAACACAGGAAACGCCGAATATATAAAGGGCATAGGATGAAAGACCATTTAATATAAGCATTATCACTCCACTGAATACAAACATGATTAAGAGGGTTGTTTTTCTTCCTATGCTATCGGATATTTTACCCCAGAAAATCCTCCCCGCACCGTTGAGTATTGATACAATGATGACAGCCGTTGCGCCTTTTGTGATGATATCTGCATAGGTATCTTTTGGAATTGTACTCATGTTTTTCACAATGCTGAGCATGGAAAAGGACTGCCATATATTGGTGATGTTCATGATTATCATCAGTCCTGCTGTACATCCGGCGAAATAGGTGAGCCATAAAAGCCAGAACTGGGGGGTTTTAATCATTTCCCCCATTGTGTAATCAGCTTTTGATGCCGCAGTTGTGCCAGCAGCAGGGGCGGGAGGATTCCAGCCTGCAGGCTTATAACCAGCTGGTGGGTTTATCATAAACTGTGCGCCAATTATTACAGCAATTAAAAATATAATACCGAGGTATAAAAAGGTAGTCATTACACCAGAAGATGCAATGAGTGACTTTGCGACAGGGGTAAATACGAGGGCACCTGCACCAAAACCGGCAACAGCAAGTCCTGTAATCAACCCCCTTTTATCTGGAAACCATTTCACACAGGTAGCGATCGGGCATACATAGGCGGCGCCTATTCCAAAACCACCGATGACACTAAACCCTATGGTAAACATTGCAAGATCTTTTGAGAATGAGGCTATCAAAAGACCTGCGCCTAACAATACACCCCCTATGGTTGCAATAATTCTTGGTCCTATCTTGTCCTGGATTCTTCCCGCGATAATCATACTTAAAGCAAAACAGGCAAGAACGAGCTGAGAAGGAAGGGCAAGGTCTGTGTCAGACCAGTTGGGAAAGTTTGCTTTTAAGCCAGGTTTGAAAACACTATAAATATATATAGCGCCAAGGCTTATCTGAATTAATAGTGCCCCTACCACTACAAGCCAGCGATTGAAAGTTTTTTCTTCCGCCATAAAAACACCTCCTGAAATTTAACTTGAACAGTAAATTTGAATGAATTTCTGAAAGTTATTATACTCTGAAAGATATTGTCAAGTTTTTTCTATTTTTGTGTGGTTTTTTTTCAGAATGCTGACCACTGAACTTTGACTGCTCATAACAAATTGATATAGAGACAACGTTATAACAAAAATATAATACTCTCTACCAGCTTAGAATTATATAAAAAAGTCTTGACATAAAAAGGTAAAATCGTTTAATATACCAGAGCTTTTTTGGTCGTAGCTTTTATCCCTTAAAAGGGATTATTTTTTTGGAGGTAAAATCAATGCCTACTATTAACCAATTGGTAAGGCTGGGGAGAAAAGTTGTCAAAAAGAAGAGTTCCTCGCCTGCCCTTACGAACTGTCCACAGAAAAGGGGAGTTTGCGTTAGGGTATACACAACGACTCCAAAAAAACCAAATTCAGCACTACGAAAGGTTGCCCGTGTAAGACTGACGAATGGTATCGAAGTTACCACATATATTCCAGGGATAGGACACAACCTACAGGAGCACTCTGTGGTCTTGATAAGAGGCGGAAGGGTAAAAGACTTACCAGGCGTGAGATACCATATAATAAGGGGTTCTCTGGATGCAAGTGGTGTAGCAGGAAGGAAGAAGAGTAGGTCTAAATACGGTGCAAAAAGACCTAAATAGTAGAGGAGTTTGAACAATGCCAAGAAAGGGACACGTAGCAAAAAGGGAGAAACTGCCTGATCCAAAATACAACGATTTGCTTGTGGAAAGATTGATAAACTGTGTTATGTTGGACGGGAAAAAGAGTATTGCTACGAATATAGTGTATAGTGCCTTTGACATGATTGAAAGCAAGATGAAGGAAGAGGCCTTAAAGGTATTTCATAAAGCAATAGACAATATCAAGCCGGAATTAGAGGTAAAGGCAAGACGTGTTGGTGGGGCTACATATCAGGTTCCGGTTGAGGTGAGAATGAATAGAAAGCTGTCTTTAGGGATAAGATGGTTGATAAAATATGCAAAAGAAAGATCCGAGAGAACAATGATAGAGAAGATTGCAGGAGAGATTGTTGATGCTTACAACAATAAAGGCGGAGCTGTAAAGAAGAGAGAGGATACCCACAAGATGGCTGAAGCCAACAAGGCTTTTGCCCATTACAGATGGTAATTTTAGCATGAATCGTATAATTAGAAACGTTGGAATAATGGCCCATATAGATGCAGGGAAGACAACCGCTACAGAGCGGATACTCTTTTATACAGGGGTAAATAGTAGAATGGGTGAAGTAGATGATGGCGCTGCAACAATGGATTGGATGGAAGAGGAGAAAGAGAGAGGAATCACAATAACCGCAGCAGCTACCACATGTTTCTGGAGTGATCATAGAATAAATATTATAGATACCCCCGGGCATATCGATTTCACGATAGAGGTAGGAAGATCGCTTCGGGTTCTGGATGGGGCGGTTGCCCTTTTCTCGGGCGTAGAGGGCGTTGAGCCTCAATCAGAGACTGTCTGGAGGCAGGCTGATAGATACAGGGTTCCGAGGATAGGTTTTGTAAACAAGATGGATAGACCGGCTTCGGATTTCAATAGATGTGTTAAGATGATGCGTGACATTTTAAAGGCCAATCCATTGGTTCTTCAGATTCCCATTAAAGATGGTGATGAATTCATAGGGGTTGTAGATGTAATAAGGGAGAGGGCCATCTTCTATGACAAAGATAGCAAGGGGTTGGAGTATTCTATAGGTGATGTGCCGGAACACTTGCAGAAAGAAGTCCTTTTGACAAAAGAAAAGGTAATGGAATTACTCTCTGAAGTGGATGACCATCTTATGGAATTGTTTTTGGAAGGTCACAACGTCGAAGAGGATGAAATTAAAAGGGTGATTAGAAAAGGGACCCTGAA
The Pseudomonadota bacterium genome window above contains:
- a CDS encoding OFA family MFS transporter, with the translated sequence MAEEKTFNRWLVVVGALLIQISLGAIYIYSVFKPGLKANFPNWSDTDLALPSQLVLACFALSMIIAGRIQDKIGPRIIATIGGVLLGAGLLIASFSKDLAMFTIGFSVIGGFGIGAAYVCPIATCVKWFPDKRGLITGLAVAGFGAGALVFTPVAKSLIASSGVMTTFLYLGIIFLIAVIIGAQFMINPPAGYKPAGWNPPAPAAGTTAASKADYTMGEMIKTPQFWLLWLTYFAGCTAGLMIIMNITNIWQSFSMLSIVKNMSTIPKDTYADIITKGATAVIIVSILNGAGRIFWGKISDSIGRKTTLLIMFVFSGVIMLILNGLSSYALYIFGVSCVGFCFGGFLALYPAFTADYFGTKNVGANYGFMFTAYGAGGLFGPWLAPKLMNVVQKIPFETVDKAGAILTKPYNAGSYVTSFIISGVMCLASAALVLIIKAPKGK
- the rpsL gene encoding 30S ribosomal protein S12, encoding MPTINQLVRLGRKVVKKKSSSPALTNCPQKRGVCVRVYTTTPKKPNSALRKVARVRLTNGIEVTTYIPGIGHNLQEHSVVLIRGGRVKDLPGVRYHIIRGSLDASGVAGRKKSRSKYGAKRPK
- the rpsG gene encoding 30S ribosomal protein S7; this translates as MPRKGHVAKREKLPDPKYNDLLVERLINCVMLDGKKSIATNIVYSAFDMIESKMKEEALKVFHKAIDNIKPELEVKARRVGGATYQVPVEVRMNRKLSLGIRWLIKYAKERSERTMIEKIAGEIVDAYNNKGGAVKKREDTHKMAEANKAFAHYRW